The genomic region CCATGATGACGAGCGTGATCGAAATCCACATCCAGGTCAAAAACCCGATCAGCGCCCCCAACGAGCCATAGGTCGCGTTGTAATTGCCGAAATTGGCCACGTAGAACGAAAAGATGAGCGAGGCGACGATCATCAGCAAGACCGCAGCCGCCGCGCCGGGCGTGATCCAGCGCCAGCGCGCCTGCTGTCGCGCCGGCCCCCAGCGGTAGAGCGCGGCGAGCCCCACCACCAGGACCGCGACCAAAAGGACGTAGCTCAGGATCCGCACCAGCCAGCTCACCGCCGGCCCGATCGGCAGTATGGCGACGAGCGCCGGCATGACGATAACCGCCGCCAGCGACAGCGCCGCCGCAACCGCCATGCCGAGGGTGAACGCCAGCCCCAGCGCGCTGATCTTGATGAAGCCGCGATCCTCGTCCTCCTCATAGGCGATGTTCATGGCTTCGAACATTGCCTTGATCCCCGCGCTCGCGCTCCAGAGCGCGATGGCCAGCGAGATCGCCAGCGTCCAGCCCAGCGCCGTGTTGCCTTCGCTGACCAGCCGCTGCAATTGCTCGCGTAAAATGTCGAGCCCGCCGGCCGGCACGATGCCTTCGAGCAGGCTGATGTGATCGAGAACCGTGCTTTGATCGGCAAAAAGCCCGTATATGGCGACGAAGGCCGTGAGCGCCGGCACCAGGGCCAGCAAAAGGTAGAAGGTCACGCCCGCCGCGAGCAGCATGACCCGGTCGCGCCCGATATCGGCGAATACGCGGCCAAGGAGTTCCCGCCAGGCTCGCGGGGGCAAGGCGTTAGGAGCATCCGCCTCGCGCCCGCGGCCCTTTTGTCGGGCAGCGCCCAGATCGGCTGGTGTGGTCGACGCCGTTCCGTTGCTCTGCCCGCTCATGGCGCTCTCAGTGATGGGTTATCTTGTCCGCTTCGGCCTTGGCGGTGTCGGCTGCGCCGCGCGCCGCGTCCTTGGCGTCGCCATAGGCGCGTCCGGCCACTTCCCGCGCCTGCTCGTGCAGGTGTGCGGCTTCCTCGCGGCCACGGTCGTAGAGATGCTCGGCCTCGTGTGCCGCGCGATCCTTGACCGAGTCCGCCGCCTCGCCGAACATCTCGTCTTCCTGCCGCGTATGGGGCAGGGCACCGCCGAACAATGCGCCCATGGCAAAGGCTATCGCTCCGCTGACCAGCGGTTGCTCGTGGATGAAATCGTCGGCCATGTGAGCGGCATGGCTGCCTTGCCGGCGCAGGCTGTCGCCGGCGTGCTGGGCCTGGGCGCCCATCCGGTCGGCGCCGTGACGCATCCGCTCGCCGAGCCGGGAAGCGTTTTCACCCGCCTTGCGCCAGGTGTGAGACGCCCAGCCGCTCGCCTGATGCATGCGGTTGCCCGCTTCGTCGCGGAAGTCGCTGACCCGATGCCCGGCTTCATCGATGAAGCCACGGAACATGCGTCCCGACTCGTCGACGAAGTGGCCGGCCCTGTGGCCCGCATCGCTGGTCAACGCCTTGAACTTGCGTCCGGCATCGTCGGTGAACTCGCTGTGCCGTCCTTCATCGCTCTCGATGACGCCCACGCGCTGCAGCGTGCGGCCCTGGATCGTGGCGACGGGGTAGTCCTCCTCGTCCACTTCGTAACGTCCGTACATCGCGTCGGCGTCGTACCCGTCTTCGTAATGCTCGCGGCGGGGCATGTTCGATTGCACCGCCAGCCAGGCAAGGCTCATGCCCATCAGGGCGACGGGAAGAGGATTGTTGACGACGCTGCGGCCCAGGTTGCGGGTGAAATCGGCGCCCGGACCTTCACGCGTAAAGCGGAGCGCTTCGTCCACCAGTTGGCCGGGGGACAGGCGAGAGGTGATCTGGTCGACCCGCTGTTCGATGCGCGCGCGGCGCGCCTCGATCTCGCGTTCGATTTCGTCGGATGACTTGTGATGGCGCGCCATTAGAGCCTCTCCTTTACGACATTGGCATCTTCAGACAGCGAATGGGCGGTCCGCTCCAGCTTGAAATTGGAGGTTTTGAGCCGCTTGACGCCCGAGGAAATCATCATCCAGCCGATCAGCCCCACGATGAGGGCGACGACGACGGCGGAGATGATGTTTGCGGTCATCTCGTCCATGCCCATGTTCACCAGCAGGGCGGTGCCCAGGGCGACGATTGCGGCCAGCAAGACGCCCAGCGCGCCGATCGCCAGTATGGCGCCGATGACCAGCATCTGGCCGCCATGCACCGCGCTTTCCATGCGCTCGCTGGCCTCGGTCTTGGCCAGTTCGATCTCCTGGCGGAACAGTGTCGAAACGTCCGAAACCAGGCCCTTGACCATGCTCGCCAGGGTGCGGGTTTCGCTGTGTTCTCCAGCATGGCTCATGATTGTTCTCCGTCGTTCGATCCACTGGAACGGGTGGTGCCATAGCCCTGTCCGTTCCCGTAATAGGGGTCGCCGCGATAGGCGCTGCCGGAATATTGGGAGGGACGCCGGCGGCTGGACGAGGCGGAGAGGAACCGGCTGGCCGCGAAACCCAAAAGCGCGGCGGTGGCCAGGAACGCGCCGGGACGCTGCCGTCCGAACTGCTCCACATCGCCCACGATTTCATTGAGACTGCTGTGGCGGGCTCTGTCGGCGAACCCTTCGATGCGTTGGGCGATGTCGCCCGCATACCGGCCGGCCCAGGGCTGTTCGCCCGAACGCATTTCGTTGCCAACCCGCTCGAAGACCGACGCTATGCCCGAAAGCTGGTCGGCGGCGTAGTTCTTCTGCCCTTCGGCATAGCTGCCCGCCTCGTGCCGCATATGCTCGAATTCGGATTTGGCTTCGCGCTTGACCGTTTCGAAATCCTTGCGCGCCCGGTCCTTGATCTCGCTGAAATCCTCGCGCGCCGTCTGCTTGATCGTCTCGGCATCCTTGCGGATCGCGTCGGTGGCGGGACCGTCGCCATTGGGGGCTGTTGGGTTTGCCATCCTCGATCTCCCGTGTTGCTCGGTGATGAGGGGCTAATTCGCTCTCGCCCGGAGTGTTCCAAAACGTGCTTGCGGAAGCATTTTGGAATGTCAGGTGTTTAGGGCAGGGCCTCAGTTCCCGATGAGGCCATTTTCAATGGCATAGCGCGTGAGCCCTGCCGTCGTGGCGATACCGAGCTTTTTCTTGATGTTCTTGCGGTGGGTTTCCACGGTCCGTGCCGAGATGTCGAGAGTGGCCGCCACGTCCTTGTTCGATTTTCCCGCCGCGATCAGCAGCAGGATCGCCTGCTCGCGCGTGGTCAGCGCCTTGGCCTTGCTGCGCTGGGCATTGCGTTCGAGCAGCACGTCGGACACTCCCGTCGAAAAGAACGTTCCCCCGGCCGCGACGGTCTCGATGGCCTCGATGATCTCCTCGGTCGAGACGTCCTTGAGGATATAGCCCGACGCTCCGTACATCACCGATGTCGAGATGTATTCGCGGCTGTCGTGCATCGAGAGCATCAAAAGCTTGATCGCGGACGATTGCTCCTTGAACAGCTCGATGGCATCGAGCCCGTTCAGTTCAGGCATGTTGATGTCCATCAGCACCACGTCCGGCTCGGCGGTCCTGGCGATTTCCAGTGCCGCCCGTGCCGATGGCGCGGCGCCGACCACGTCGATGTGGTCGTAGGTTTCAAGGATCGCCTTGAGCCCGTCGAGCACCAGCGGATGGTTGTCGACCAGCAGCACCTTGATGGGGGCCTCCATGCTATGCCACCTCCGCCAGTCTTGGTTGACGTATGAAGACCGATTTGGGCAGCAGGGCGCGCAGCGTCGTTCCGCTGGGCGAGGTTTCCACCAGCATGCTGCCGCCGAAATGGGCCATGCGCTCCTGCATGTTGCGCAGGCCCAATCCGCCCTTGCGGTCGTTGTCGCTCGAAAAGCCCTTGCCATTGTCGGTGATCACCATCTGCACTCGCCCATGCGGGCTGGACAGCGCAATGGTGACTTCGGTGGCGGCGGCATGGCGGTCGATATTGTTGAGAGCTTCCTGGGCCACCCGATAAAGCGCCGTGCGCGCCTCGGGCAGCAGCATGTTCTTGAAGGCGACCGCCTCGAGCGAAACCTTTATGCCGGTGCGCTCGGCGAAATTGTGGATCAGCGCCTCGAGCGCCGCCGAAAGTCCCAGATCGTCCAGCGCGCCTGGGCGCAGGTCGTGGGAGAGGCGCCTCACCTCCTTGATCGCCCCGTTGAGCGCATCGGCGCCTTTTCCGATCGCCTCGGGCGCGCCCTCGGCCCCGCTTTCCACCTTGCGCCGCGCCAGGTCGATCGCATAGCGCACCCCGATCAGGATTTGCGAAATCCCGTCATGGAGTTCTCGCGCGATGCGGGTGCGCTCCTCTTCCTGGGTGTCGATCACGCGCTGGGTCAGCTCCTTGAGCTTGTGGTCGGCCATCCGCCGCTCATGCAGGTTGAGGCCCATCAGCCAGGCAAAGACCAAAAGCACCGCCGGCACCGCGATCAGAACCACGGTCAGAAAGGTCG from Pelagibacterium sp. 26DY04 harbors:
- a CDS encoding YihY/virulence factor BrkB family protein — encoded protein: MSGQSNGTASTTPADLGAARQKGRGREADAPNALPPRAWRELLGRVFADIGRDRVMLLAAGVTFYLLLALVPALTAFVAIYGLFADQSTVLDHISLLEGIVPAGGLDILREQLQRLVSEGNTALGWTLAISLAIALWSASAGIKAMFEAMNIAYEEDEDRGFIKISALGLAFTLGMAVAAALSLAAVIVMPALVAILPIGPAVSWLVRILSYVLLVAVLVVGLAALYRWGPARQQARWRWITPGAAAAVLLMIVASLIFSFYVANFGNYNATYGSLGALIGFLTWMWISITLVIMGAELNSELEHQTARDTTTGEERPMGERGAYVADTIG
- a CDS encoding DUF3618 domain-containing protein; translation: MARHHKSSDEIEREIEARRARIEQRVDQITSRLSPGQLVDEALRFTREGPGADFTRNLGRSVVNNPLPVALMGMSLAWLAVQSNMPRREHYEDGYDADAMYGRYEVDEEDYPVATIQGRTLQRVGVIESDEGRHSEFTDDAGRKFKALTSDAGHRAGHFVDESGRMFRGFIDEAGHRVSDFRDEAGNRMHQASGWASHTWRKAGENASRLGERMRHGADRMGAQAQHAGDSLRRQGSHAAHMADDFIHEQPLVSGAIAFAMGALFGGALPHTRQEDEMFGEAADSVKDRAAHEAEHLYDRGREEAAHLHEQAREVAGRAYGDAKDAARGAADTAKAEADKITHH
- a CDS encoding phage holin family protein is translated as MSHAGEHSETRTLASMVKGLVSDVSTLFRQEIELAKTEASERMESAVHGGQMLVIGAILAIGALGVLLAAIVALGTALLVNMGMDEMTANIISAVVVALIVGLIGWMMISSGVKRLKTSNFKLERTAHSLSEDANVVKERL
- a CDS encoding nutrient deprivation-induced protein, whose product is MANPTAPNGDGPATDAIRKDAETIKQTAREDFSEIKDRARKDFETVKREAKSEFEHMRHEAGSYAEGQKNYAADQLSGIASVFERVGNEMRSGEQPWAGRYAGDIAQRIEGFADRARHSSLNEIVGDVEQFGRQRPGAFLATAALLGFAASRFLSASSSRRRPSQYSGSAYRGDPYYGNGQGYGTTRSSGSNDGEQS
- a CDS encoding response regulator transcription factor, giving the protein MEAPIKVLLVDNHPLVLDGLKAILETYDHIDVVGAAPSARAALEIARTAEPDVVLMDINMPELNGLDAIELFKEQSSAIKLLMLSMHDSREYISTSVMYGASGYILKDVSTEEIIEAIETVAAGGTFFSTGVSDVLLERNAQRSKAKALTTREQAILLLIAAGKSNKDVAATLDISARTVETHRKNIKKKLGIATTAGLTRYAIENGLIGN
- a CDS encoding cache domain-containing protein, whose translation is MQLRHQILALATVPLILAIVAVTWLITWQSTNLARASIDTFERNMLQAKQDELLNLTNLALSAIDGIYANAGPEDEEAKEQVKAILNALDYGEDGYFFVYDYDGVNVVHPRQTYRPGQNWLDLYDPNGDRVIYNLIEKAKEGGGLHQYLWEKPSAGVMAEKVSFAVGLDKWEWMLGTGVYLDDVYAQTAAAHEDLRKTINSTFLTVVLIAVPAVLLVFAWLMGLNLHERRMADHKLKELTQRVIDTQEEERTRIARELHDGISQILIGVRYAIDLARRKVESGAEGAPEAIGKGADALNGAIKEVRRLSHDLRPGALDDLGLSAALEALIHNFAERTGIKVSLEAVAFKNMLLPEARTALYRVAQEALNNIDRHAAATEVTIALSSPHGRVQMVITDNGKGFSSDNDRKGGLGLRNMQERMAHFGGSMLVETSPSGTTLRALLPKSVFIRQPRLAEVA